A genomic region of Streptosporangium lutulentum contains the following coding sequences:
- a CDS encoding ATP-binding protein, translated as METRIRRGNVPPETSSLVGRRRELDELATLIGRSPLVTITGVAGVGKTRLAIRTAGRLRDSFADGAWVVELSDQRNGDLIGHDIAAVLGLREQSVRPQWEVLADFLADKRLMLVLDTCDHLIDACATLLRRVLSDAPHARVLVTSRQPLGLPGERIFPIEPLPVPEAGGAGTEAVRLFTERAHALVPGLDLDPEAVAQLCRVLDGIPLAIELAARRLRALSPRQLAERLDDRFALLVGGSRTPFGRHQTMRTAVGWSHELCTAKERLLWARLSVFAGWFDADDARAVCADEWLTGFALPRLADKSILIAEGSRYRMLGTISDYGREWLRRLGEEETFVRRHRDHYLAQARRAEAEWYGPRQPRWAAWAHRELPNLEAILDHDEGFEPVTALWFVWCCLGRAEQGRHYLERALERHPEPSPGRTKALWVCAWAALDAGDTAAAGERADEAYAAAMADGDLAAAGCARRCAAAVALAGGDLDEAERLATEAVELFERAIHSHIGLPVAEVTLAAVLDAKGEPGRAEEVLARQWGRCTERGEQWARSHGDQARSLTELGRGEFDTAEEYARAALDVKWRLGDVTGSATVVDRLAAVVAARGDGRRAAGLLGVAQRMRTASERSRGGLGRERLRPEAARPPGPSVPEVIRPPGPPVPEVIRPPGPPVPEAVRPPESPGPEAVRPTRPAPRPPRSGPYGLAFSRERTETEARALIGDLCYDRAFSRGLIMDSHVAVAWIRDA; from the coding sequence GTGGAGACACGCATACGCCGGGGCAACGTCCCGCCGGAGACGAGCAGCCTGGTCGGGCGGAGGCGTGAGCTCGACGAGCTCGCCACACTGATCGGCAGGTCACCGCTGGTGACCATCACCGGGGTCGCCGGGGTGGGCAAGACCAGACTGGCGATCAGGACGGCAGGTCGCCTCCGTGACTCCTTCGCCGACGGGGCGTGGGTGGTCGAGCTCTCCGACCAGCGGAACGGCGATCTGATCGGTCACGACATCGCCGCGGTGCTCGGCCTGCGCGAGCAGTCGGTCCGGCCCCAGTGGGAGGTGCTGGCCGACTTCCTCGCGGACAAACGCCTGATGCTGGTCCTGGACACCTGCGACCACCTGATCGACGCCTGCGCCACGCTGCTGCGCCGTGTCCTGTCGGACGCCCCGCACGCGCGGGTGCTCGTCACCAGCCGCCAGCCGCTCGGACTGCCCGGAGAACGGATCTTCCCGATCGAACCGCTGCCCGTCCCCGAGGCCGGGGGCGCGGGGACGGAGGCGGTGCGCCTGTTCACCGAGCGGGCTCACGCGCTGGTTCCCGGGCTCGATCTCGATCCGGAGGCGGTGGCCCAGCTCTGCCGCGTGCTGGACGGCATCCCGCTCGCCATCGAGCTCGCCGCCCGGCGGTTGCGGGCGCTGTCTCCGCGGCAGCTCGCCGAACGGCTGGACGACCGCTTCGCGCTGCTCGTCGGCGGGAGCCGTACTCCGTTCGGGCGCCACCAGACCATGCGCACCGCGGTCGGCTGGAGCCATGAGCTGTGCACGGCGAAGGAGCGACTGCTCTGGGCCCGCCTGTCGGTCTTCGCCGGGTGGTTCGACGCCGACGACGCGCGGGCGGTGTGCGCCGACGAGTGGCTCACCGGGTTCGCCCTTCCCCGGCTCGCGGACAAGTCGATCCTGATCGCGGAGGGGTCGCGCTACCGGATGCTCGGCACGATCAGCGACTACGGCAGGGAGTGGCTGCGGAGGCTGGGCGAGGAGGAGACCTTCGTCCGCCGCCACCGCGATCACTACCTGGCGCAGGCGCGCCGGGCGGAGGCGGAGTGGTACGGCCCCCGCCAGCCGCGATGGGCCGCCTGGGCACACCGCGAACTGCCGAACCTGGAGGCGATCCTCGATCACGACGAGGGGTTCGAGCCGGTGACGGCGCTCTGGTTCGTCTGGTGCTGTCTCGGCAGGGCGGAGCAGGGCCGTCACTACCTGGAGCGGGCGCTGGAGCGGCACCCGGAGCCGAGTCCGGGGCGGACCAAGGCTCTGTGGGTGTGCGCGTGGGCCGCACTCGACGCGGGCGACACGGCCGCGGCCGGGGAGCGGGCGGACGAGGCCTACGCGGCCGCGATGGCGGACGGCGACCTCGCCGCCGCGGGATGCGCCCGGCGATGCGCCGCCGCCGTCGCCCTCGCCGGCGGAGACCTCGACGAGGCCGAACGCCTGGCCACCGAGGCGGTCGAGCTGTTCGAGCGGGCGATCCACTCCCACATAGGGCTGCCCGTCGCCGAGGTGACGCTGGCGGCGGTGCTCGACGCCAAGGGGGAGCCCGGCAGGGCCGAGGAGGTGCTCGCGCGGCAGTGGGGGCGCTGTACGGAGCGCGGAGAGCAGTGGGCGAGGTCGCACGGCGATCAGGCGCGGTCGCTCACGGAGCTCGGCCGGGGGGAGTTCGACACGGCCGAGGAGTACGCGCGGGCGGCGCTCGACGTGAAGTGGCGTCTGGGCGACGTGACGGGCAGTGCCACGGTGGTGGACCGGCTCGCCGCCGTCGTGGCGGCCCGTGGCGACGGACGGAGGGCCGCCGGACTGCTCGGCGTGGCGCAGCGGATGCGAACGGCCTCGGAACGGTCGCGGGGCGGCCTGGGCCGGGAACGGCTCCGGCCGGAGGCGGCTCGGCCTCCGGGGCCGTCCGTGCCCGAGGTGATCCGGCCTCCGGGGCCGCCCGTGCCCGAGGTGATTCGGCCTCCGGGGCCGCCCGTGCCCGAGGCGGTTCGGCCTCCGGAGTCGCCCGGGCCCGAGGCGGTTCGGCCGACGCGGCCCGCTCCGCGACCGCCCCGGAGCGGTCCGTACGGGCTCGCGTTCTCTCGGGAACGCACCGAAACCGAGGCCAGGGCACTGATCGGCGACCTCTGCTACGACCGTGCCTTCTCCCGGGGGCTGATCATGGATTCACACGTCGCGGTGGCCTGGATCCGGGATGCGTAA
- a CDS encoding class I SAM-dependent methyltransferase — protein MSGYDRVVQPAAGDEALENHLGGDEAKNYRQYELDMVAPHVGRSMLEIGSGLGHFAEAFLPRLDRLVTSDFDPYCVEQLKKRFAGRDDIDVLQFGLPTEIPIGEKVDTVVMMNVLEHIEEDVEALRSLAKVTLPGGRIIIWVPGYMQLYGDFDRKVGHVTRYTPATLRSTVSKAGLDIDVLKPINFLGGIAWWAAVRRGGVGYPDPRLVKIYDRTVVPATRFIERFIRPPFGQTVFCVARVPQ, from the coding sequence ATGTCTGGGTATGACCGCGTAGTGCAACCCGCGGCCGGTGACGAGGCCCTGGAGAACCACCTCGGTGGGGACGAGGCCAAGAACTACCGGCAGTACGAGCTCGACATGGTCGCCCCGCACGTGGGCCGGTCCATGCTGGAGATCGGCTCTGGCCTGGGCCACTTCGCCGAGGCCTTCCTGCCCCGCCTCGACCGGCTCGTGACCAGCGACTTCGATCCCTACTGTGTGGAGCAGCTCAAGAAGCGCTTCGCCGGACGTGACGACATCGACGTGCTGCAGTTCGGTCTGCCGACCGAGATCCCGATCGGTGAGAAGGTCGACACCGTCGTGATGATGAACGTCCTGGAACACATCGAGGAAGACGTCGAGGCCCTGCGATCCCTCGCCAAGGTCACCCTCCCCGGTGGCCGGATCATCATCTGGGTCCCGGGCTACATGCAGCTGTACGGAGACTTCGACCGCAAGGTCGGCCACGTCACCCGCTACACCCCCGCCACCCTGCGCAGCACGGTCTCCAAGGCGGGCCTCGACATCGACGTGCTCAAGCCGATCAACTTCCTCGGCGGCATCGCCTGGTGGGCCGCCGTCCGCCGCGGCGGCGTCGGTTATCCCGACCCCCGCCTGGTCAAGATCTACGACCGTACGGTGGTCCCCGCGACGCGTTTCATCGAGCGCTTCATCCGCCCGCCGTTCGGGCAGACGGTCTTCTGCGTCGCCCGCGTCCCCCAATAA
- a CDS encoding response regulator transcription factor, translating into MSETTILVVEDDPNIRDIVEVALRFHGFRVTGVENGRDALAEVDREPPALIVLDVMLPGIDGFEVCRRIRAAGQHVPVIFLTARDTPTDTVRGLTLGGDDYVTKPFSVEALVARVRAVLRRTAVSGEPTGGVLRVADLELDESRWEVRRAGIPVELSPTEFRLLAFLMEHPGLVLTKRQLLEHVWGYGGSSQVVETYVSYLRRKLDPLGPPLIHTQRGVGYALRPPQVP; encoded by the coding sequence ATGAGTGAAACCACCATCCTCGTCGTCGAGGACGATCCCAACATCCGCGACATCGTCGAGGTCGCTCTGCGATTCCACGGGTTCCGGGTGACGGGCGTGGAGAACGGCAGGGACGCCCTCGCCGAGGTGGACCGCGAGCCTCCCGCGCTGATCGTGCTGGACGTGATGCTTCCCGGCATCGACGGCTTCGAGGTGTGCCGCAGGATCCGGGCGGCGGGACAGCACGTTCCCGTGATCTTCTTGACCGCCAGGGACACCCCCACCGACACCGTGCGCGGTCTCACCCTGGGCGGGGACGACTACGTCACCAAGCCCTTCTCCGTCGAGGCCCTCGTCGCTCGCGTCCGGGCGGTGCTCCGCCGGACCGCCGTCTCCGGCGAGCCGACGGGCGGTGTGCTCCGGGTGGCGGATCTGGAGCTCGACGAGTCACGCTGGGAGGTACGGCGCGCCGGGATTCCCGTGGAGCTCTCCCCCACCGAGTTCCGCCTGCTCGCCTTCCTGATGGAGCACCCCGGCCTGGTGCTGACGAAGCGCCAGTTGCTCGAACACGTGTGGGGTTACGGCGGCTCCTCCCAGGTCGTCGAGACCTACGTCTCCTACCTGCGCCGCAAGCTGGATCCGCTCGGCCCACCTCTGATCCACACCCAGCGCGGGGTCGGCTACGCGCTACGCCCGCCCCAGGTCCCCTGA
- a CDS encoding sensor histidine kinase: MSLRARLLAGLLAVSTVLLITLAGVSVLVLREHLLERIDGQLRAATATAAQRIAAAPNGRLAQTLTGSTYAVASVSLVTGRARLVNGDAPEAAAVPRLVEALGLNLLKDYAARREQFTLDPSSGYSMIARVSGTKQGNRLVIVAVSLESVDAPVRRLVVAEFLTGGVLILLLALVGRALITRGLSPLARIAGAAHGMAGNGDLSVRMPEGPSEIGRLGAAVNLLLDRIAEAFRDRWASEDRVRRFAADASHELRTPLSTIRGYAELYRTGALRTEDLPRIMGRIENEATRMGDLVSQMLELARLDRNAALEPSETDLAEIVRDVSADHTAIDPGSQVVVDAPDSLSAVVDEARIRQILVNLLANVRAHTPEGTTATVRLARTPGGVLIEVSDDGQGMSGDQVARAFDRFQRGEERLPDGAGLGLSIVKAITDAHGGRCWITSAPGEGTSVHVELPAHQRLPGPSVWA, encoded by the coding sequence ATGTCGCTCAGGGCACGCCTGCTCGCGGGCCTGCTCGCGGTGAGCACGGTCCTGCTGATCACGCTGGCCGGCGTGAGCGTCCTCGTCCTGCGCGAGCACCTGCTCGAAAGGATCGACGGGCAGTTGCGCGCGGCCACCGCGACCGCCGCCCAGCGGATCGCCGCGGCCCCCAACGGACGGCTCGCTCAGACGCTGACCGGATCCACCTACGCGGTGGCCTCGGTGAGCCTCGTCACCGGACGCGCCCGGCTGGTCAACGGCGACGCCCCGGAGGCGGCGGCCGTACCGCGGCTGGTCGAGGCGCTCGGCCTCAATCTCCTGAAGGACTACGCCGCGCGGCGGGAACAGTTCACCCTCGATCCTTCGAGCGGCTATTCCATGATCGCGAGGGTGTCCGGGACCAAACAGGGCAACCGGCTGGTGATCGTCGCCGTTTCCCTGGAATCGGTCGACGCGCCGGTTCGCCGGCTCGTCGTCGCCGAGTTCCTCACCGGCGGCGTGCTCATCCTGCTGCTCGCCCTCGTCGGCCGCGCTCTGATCACCAGGGGGCTCTCCCCATTGGCGCGGATAGCCGGTGCGGCCCACGGCATGGCCGGCAACGGCGACCTGTCGGTCCGCATGCCCGAGGGCCCCTCGGAGATCGGGCGGCTCGGGGCGGCCGTGAACCTCCTGCTCGACCGGATCGCCGAGGCCTTCAGGGACCGCTGGGCGTCAGAGGATCGCGTCCGCCGCTTCGCCGCCGACGCCTCGCACGAGCTCCGTACCCCGCTGTCCACCATTCGGGGATACGCGGAGCTCTACCGGACCGGCGCGCTGCGCACCGAGGACCTGCCCAGGATCATGGGCAGGATCGAGAACGAGGCGACGCGGATGGGCGATCTCGTCAGCCAGATGCTCGAACTCGCCCGCCTGGACCGGAACGCGGCACTGGAGCCGTCGGAGACCGATCTGGCCGAGATCGTCCGCGACGTGAGCGCGGACCACACGGCGATCGACCCCGGATCACAGGTCGTCGTCGACGCCCCGGACTCGCTGTCCGCCGTCGTCGACGAGGCGCGGATCCGCCAGATCCTCGTCAACCTCCTGGCCAATGTGCGGGCTCACACCCCCGAGGGCACCACGGCCACCGTACGGCTCGCACGGACGCCGGGCGGCGTGCTGATCGAGGTGTCCGACGACGGCCAGGGAATGTCAGGCGATCAGGTGGCCAGGGCCTTCGACCGCTTCCAGCGGGGTGAGGAGCGGCTGCCGGACGGCGCCGGGCTCGGATTGTCGATCGTCAAGGCGATCACCGACGCGCACGGCGGCCGTTGCTGGATCACCTCGGCCCCCGGCGAGGGCACCTCCGTGCACGTCGAACTCCCCGCGCACCAGCGTCTTCCGGGACCCTCCGTCTGGGCATAA
- a CDS encoding acyl-CoA dehydrogenase family protein, whose product MTDYAKAREVAEQAREKEWSRPSFGKQLFLGNFRLDLVHPAPALSEAETERGEEFLRALRRFLETQVDPALIERTSQVPDEVVKGLAELGAFGITTEKEYGGLGLSHLDYGRALMLVGSYSPALSTLLSAHQSIGVPQPLKQFGTPEQKRRFLPRCAKGEVSAFLLTEPDVGSDPARLATTAVRDGDDYVLNGVKLWTTNGVVAGLLVVMARTGKGISAFVVEADSPGITVERRNAFMGLRGIENGVTRFHQVRVPVANLIGREGQGLKIALTTLNTGRLSLPAVCAGNAKWAVKIAREWCNERVQWGHRVGDHEAVAQKIAFIAGTAYALEAVMDLSCRLADDESNDIRIEAALAKLYASEMAWKVADELVQIRGGRGYETAESLAARGERGVPAEQVLRDVRINRIFEGSTEIMHLLIAREAVDAHLTVAGELIDPSLDNRAKARAAVKAGGFYARWLPTLVAGSGNRPGSYAEFGALAQHLRYVERTSRRLARSTFYGMSRWQGKLEHRQGFLGRIVDIGAELFAITATCIRANEEATDLGRKSAEIADTFCHQARIRADALFDRLWDNNDSRDVRLAHHLLQGRYTFLEEGVLDPSIEGPWIAAAEPGPSATENVHRPIH is encoded by the coding sequence ATGACCGATTACGCCAAGGCACGAGAGGTGGCTGAGCAGGCCAGAGAGAAGGAATGGTCCCGCCCCAGCTTCGGCAAACAGCTTTTCCTGGGAAATTTCCGTCTCGATCTGGTCCATCCCGCCCCCGCTCTGTCCGAGGCAGAGACCGAGCGGGGAGAGGAGTTTCTGCGGGCCCTGAGGCGGTTTCTGGAGACCCAGGTGGATCCGGCCCTGATCGAGCGGACCTCGCAGGTGCCCGACGAGGTGGTCAAGGGGCTCGCCGAGCTCGGCGCGTTCGGGATCACCACCGAGAAGGAGTACGGAGGGCTGGGACTCAGCCACCTCGACTACGGCCGGGCGTTGATGCTGGTCGGGTCGTACAGCCCGGCGCTCAGCACGCTGCTCTCGGCACACCAGTCGATCGGGGTGCCGCAGCCGCTGAAGCAGTTCGGCACCCCGGAGCAGAAGCGGAGATTCCTGCCCCGTTGCGCGAAGGGCGAGGTGTCGGCCTTCCTGCTGACCGAACCCGATGTCGGCTCCGACCCCGCCAGGCTCGCCACCACCGCGGTGCGGGACGGCGACGACTACGTGCTGAACGGCGTGAAGCTGTGGACCACCAACGGGGTCGTCGCGGGCCTGCTGGTGGTGATGGCCCGCACCGGCAAGGGGATCTCGGCGTTCGTCGTCGAGGCGGACAGCCCCGGGATCACCGTCGAACGGCGCAACGCGTTCATGGGCCTGCGCGGCATCGAGAACGGCGTGACCAGGTTCCACCAGGTCCGCGTCCCCGTCGCCAACCTGATCGGCCGCGAGGGCCAAGGCCTGAAGATCGCACTGACCACGCTCAACACGGGGCGGCTCTCGCTGCCCGCCGTCTGCGCGGGAAACGCGAAGTGGGCGGTGAAGATCGCCAGGGAGTGGTGCAACGAGCGGGTTCAGTGGGGACACCGGGTCGGCGACCACGAGGCGGTGGCGCAGAAGATCGCCTTCATCGCCGGCACGGCCTACGCCCTCGAAGCGGTGATGGACCTGTCGTGCCGTCTGGCCGACGACGAGAGCAACGACATCAGGATCGAGGCGGCGCTCGCCAAGCTGTACGCGTCGGAGATGGCCTGGAAGGTGGCCGACGAGCTGGTCCAGATCCGCGGCGGACGCGGCTACGAGACGGCCGAGTCGCTGGCCGCCCGGGGTGAGCGCGGCGTCCCCGCCGAGCAGGTGCTGCGGGACGTGCGGATCAACCGGATCTTCGAGGGGTCCACCGAGATCATGCACCTGCTGATCGCCCGCGAGGCGGTGGACGCGCACCTGACGGTGGCCGGCGAGCTCATCGACCCGTCCCTGGACAACCGGGCCAAGGCCCGCGCCGCGGTGAAGGCGGGAGGGTTCTACGCGCGCTGGCTGCCGACGCTGGTCGCGGGCTCGGGAAACCGGCCCGGCTCCTACGCGGAGTTCGGCGCCCTCGCCCAGCACCTGCGCTACGTCGAGAGGACCAGCCGCAGGCTCGCCCGCTCCACCTTCTACGGCATGTCCCGCTGGCAGGGGAAGCTCGAACACCGGCAGGGGTTCCTCGGCCGGATCGTGGACATAGGCGCCGAGCTGTTCGCGATCACCGCGACGTGCATCCGGGCCAATGAGGAGGCCACCGATCTGGGGCGCAAGTCCGCCGAGATCGCCGACACCTTCTGCCACCAGGCCAGGATCCGCGCCGACGCGCTGTTCGACCGCCTGTGGGACAACAACGACTCGCGAGACGTACGACTGGCGCACCACCTGCTCCAGGGCCGCTACACGTTCCTGGAGGAGGGTGTCCTCGACCCCTCGATAGAGGGGCCGTGGATCGCCGCCGCCGAACCCGGCCCGTCGGCCACGGAGAACGTGCACCGGCCGATCCACTGA
- a CDS encoding RNA polymerase sigma factor, with translation MTITPEQELALADPPLRTATRSSMHDHARRADQRDDSSIIEASLRTPECFAELFDRHAAVLHRYVVRRLGPEHAEDVVAETFTRAFEKRHRYDFGRPEALPWLYGITTNVIGSHRRAEMRGYRALARTGEDPVAVAFDEQVAARVSASATRKPLATALAKLGRGERDVLLLIAWGDLTYEETAQALNIPIGTVRSRLSRARSKVVRALGGVNPTRMSEGTS, from the coding sequence GTGACAATCACCCCCGAACAGGAGCTCGCCTTGGCGGATCCTCCGCTTCGCACGGCCACGCGGTCGTCGATGCACGACCACGCCCGGCGGGCGGACCAGCGAGACGACTCATCGATCATCGAGGCGTCGCTGCGCACCCCCGAATGCTTCGCGGAACTGTTCGACCGGCATGCCGCCGTGCTGCACCGCTACGTTGTCCGGCGTCTCGGCCCCGAACACGCGGAAGACGTGGTCGCCGAGACGTTCACCAGGGCGTTCGAGAAGCGGCACCGGTACGACTTCGGCCGCCCGGAGGCACTGCCCTGGCTGTACGGCATCACCACGAACGTCATCGGCAGTCACCGGCGGGCGGAGATGCGCGGTTACCGGGCGCTGGCCCGCACCGGTGAGGATCCCGTGGCGGTGGCGTTCGACGAGCAGGTGGCCGCCCGGGTCTCCGCCTCGGCCACCCGGAAGCCGCTCGCCACCGCGCTGGCGAAGCTGGGGCGCGGTGAGCGCGACGTACTGCTGTTGATCGCCTGGGGCGACCTCACCTACGAGGAGACGGCGCAGGCGCTGAACATCCCCATCGGCACGGTGCGCTCGCGCCTGTCGCGTGCCCGAAGCAAGGTCGTCCGCGCCCTGGGCGGCGTCAACCCGACCCGTATGAGTGAGGGAACCTCGTGA
- a CDS encoding CU044_5270 family protein: MNDLDLIQDLRSEVRRSDPRALHAARERLLAAMVPEPSPRRSRRTVLSLAGAGALGLALALGVTVAQNLDGTASRKGIAGASAWVPMASVESLAQRAMAAAAKRTDVYPRADQWLYTKALIHTSYEESTPGAVKPQIHELWQKGDGKKQARRPTIKGGGVAAIGNGVITTSVITGDSGLPRWDVAYLRSLPVDPTALLDRLRKDREDHPARSEAQALFNQVQMILQQGAPPPRLRAALYTVVSKLEGIGVEENVRDLMGRQGMGIYFDDTDGTRHEIIIDPDDYTCLGGRRIFIGSGERTPRSPQGQYAEGHVIVAWTQTARGIVDRVGDLP, from the coding sequence GTGAACGACCTTGATCTGATCCAGGACCTGCGTTCGGAGGTACGGCGGAGCGACCCCCGCGCCCTGCACGCCGCGCGGGAGCGACTGCTCGCCGCGATGGTTCCCGAGCCGTCTCCCCGCCGGTCCCGGCGTACGGTGCTGAGTCTGGCCGGCGCCGGAGCCCTCGGTCTCGCGCTCGCCCTCGGCGTGACGGTCGCGCAGAATCTCGATGGCACCGCTTCGAGGAAGGGAATCGCCGGTGCTTCCGCATGGGTTCCGATGGCCAGCGTGGAGAGCCTGGCACAACGCGCGATGGCGGCTGCCGCGAAGCGGACGGACGTCTACCCTCGTGCCGACCAGTGGCTCTACACCAAGGCGTTGATTCATACCTCCTACGAGGAGAGCACCCCGGGGGCGGTCAAGCCGCAGATCCACGAACTCTGGCAGAAAGGTGACGGCAAGAAGCAGGCACGGCGTCCCACCATAAAGGGCGGCGGGGTCGCCGCCATCGGCAACGGCGTGATCACCACCAGCGTTATCACTGGCGACTCCGGGCTTCCCCGATGGGACGTCGCCTACCTGCGCTCCCTTCCCGTGGATCCGACCGCCCTGCTGGATCGTCTGCGCAAGGACCGTGAGGACCACCCCGCCCGGTCAGAGGCACAGGCTCTGTTCAATCAGGTCCAGATGATCCTTCAGCAAGGTGCCCCTCCGCCCCGCCTGCGGGCCGCCCTCTACACCGTCGTGTCCAAGCTGGAGGGCATCGGGGTCGAGGAGAACGTGCGGGACCTGATGGGTCGCCAAGGCATGGGAATCTACTTCGACGACACGGACGGGACGCGCCACGAGATCATCATCGACCCGGACGACTACACCTGCCTCGGAGGCCGACGGATCTTCATCGGGAGCGGTGAGCGGACTCCTCGTTCCCCCCAGGGCCAGTACGCCGAGGGCCATGTGATCGTCGCATGGACCCAGACGGCTCGTGGCATCGTCGACCGCGTGGGCGATCTTCCGTAA
- a CDS encoding nuclear transport factor 2 family protein encodes MSHINQPIARHDAALDETDPVAGEKTRTKNGASIDPVATAEGVTREIVGELLRRIGEGDHDKVAELFAERIDWQLNWPAEGHPAVPWIRPRSGRADIGQHFRLLDAHHVPELNGTSVTRILVDGDHAVVLGHIAQTVKAGGRSYSSAFALHLTVEDGLITRYHIYEDSLSVAEALKG; translated from the coding sequence ATGAGTCACATCAACCAGCCCATTGCCCGCCATGACGCCGCCCTGGACGAGACCGACCCCGTCGCCGGCGAGAAGACACGGACCAAGAACGGCGCCTCCATCGATCCGGTGGCGACCGCCGAGGGCGTGACCCGTGAAATCGTGGGAGAGCTGCTCCGCCGGATCGGCGAGGGCGACCATGACAAGGTCGCCGAGCTGTTCGCCGAACGGATCGACTGGCAGCTCAACTGGCCGGCCGAAGGACATCCGGCGGTCCCGTGGATCCGCCCGCGCTCCGGCCGTGCCGACATCGGACAGCACTTCCGGCTGCTGGACGCGCATCACGTGCCCGAGCTGAACGGCACCTCGGTCACGCGGATTCTGGTGGACGGGGACCACGCCGTCGTCCTCGGGCACATCGCCCAGACGGTCAAGGCCGGCGGCCGATCCTACAGCTCGGCCTTCGCCCTGCACCTGACGGTCGAAGACGGATTGATCACCCGCTATCACATCTACGAGGACAGTCTTTCGGTCGCCGAGGCGCTTAAGGGCTGA
- a CDS encoding acetyl-CoA C-acetyltransferase, which yields MAEAYIVGAVRTPVGKKKGGLSTVHPTDLAAHTLKALIDRTGVDPSAVEDVIMGCVMQFGPQSMDIARNAWLSAGLPENVAGVTIDRQCGSSQQSIHFAAQGVLSGTQDLVVAAGVESMSIVPMGSSISAAMEKGMPFPFGAGWVERYGKQEISQFRGAELMCEKWGLEREELERFAYESHQRAAKAIANGYFKDQIAPLNGVEDDEGPRPDSTLEKLASLKTLKEGGRITAATSSQISDGSGALLIASEQAVRDHNLTPRARIVTLALTGDDPVYMLTAPIPATQKAFKKSGLSIDDIDVTEINEAFAPVPLAWIKDIGADPAKVNPNGGAIALGHPLGGTGAILMTKLLHELERSGGRYGLQTMCEGGGQANVTIIERL from the coding sequence GTGGCAGAGGCGTACATCGTCGGGGCGGTCCGTACCCCGGTCGGTAAGAAGAAGGGCGGTCTGTCCACCGTCCACCCCACTGACCTGGCCGCGCACACTCTCAAGGCGCTCATCGACCGCACGGGAGTCGACCCGTCCGCGGTGGAAGATGTGATCATGGGCTGCGTCATGCAGTTCGGCCCGCAGAGCATGGACATCGCGCGTAACGCCTGGCTGTCGGCCGGTCTGCCGGAGAACGTGGCCGGGGTGACCATCGACCGCCAGTGCGGCTCCTCCCAGCAGTCGATCCACTTCGCGGCCCAGGGCGTGCTCTCCGGCACCCAGGACCTCGTCGTGGCCGCCGGTGTGGAGTCCATGAGCATCGTGCCGATGGGCTCCTCGATCAGCGCCGCGATGGAGAAGGGCATGCCCTTCCCGTTCGGCGCCGGATGGGTGGAGCGGTACGGCAAGCAGGAGATCTCCCAGTTCCGGGGCGCCGAGCTCATGTGCGAGAAGTGGGGGCTCGAACGCGAGGAACTGGAGCGGTTCGCCTACGAGAGCCACCAGCGGGCGGCCAAGGCCATCGCGAACGGCTACTTCAAGGACCAGATCGCCCCGCTCAACGGCGTCGAGGACGACGAGGGCCCGCGTCCGGACAGCACGCTGGAGAAGCTGGCGTCGCTGAAGACCCTGAAGGAGGGAGGCCGCATCACGGCCGCCACCTCCTCGCAGATCTCCGACGGCTCCGGTGCGCTCCTGATCGCCTCCGAGCAGGCGGTCCGCGACCACAACCTGACCCCCCGAGCCAGGATCGTCACTCTGGCGCTCACCGGCGACGACCCGGTCTACATGCTGACCGCGCCGATCCCCGCGACGCAGAAGGCGTTCAAGAAGTCCGGTCTGTCCATCGACGACATCGACGTCACCGAGATCAACGAGGCGTTCGCCCCGGTGCCGCTGGCGTGGATCAAGGACATCGGCGCGGACCCCGCCAAGGTCAACCCGAACGGCGGCGCGATCGCCCTCGGCCACCCGCTGGGCGGGACCGGCGCGATCCTGATGACCAAGCTCCTGCACGAGCTGGAGCGCAGCGGCGGCCGGTACGGCCTGCAGACGATGTGCGAGGGCGGCGGCCAGGCCAACGTCACCATCATCGAGCGCCTGTAA